In a single window of the Lasioglossum baleicum chromosome 10, iyLasBale1, whole genome shotgun sequence genome:
- the LOC143212850 gene encoding uncharacterized protein LOC143212850, with protein sequence MTKKDLQCDILHIFQNRDFSVLQSLVSYLYNYHANIAANVDTAIHYENESKKERALRLNQISESQQKIARLKSETDETRLELKKVDKRIANASKQSAILTEKVDNAKTKRDNMSLEIIDLNQEREKCTENKILKWNAIKHACYIYKEHLDIRISLLEPKEHERVQISFFIHNVDLNDKYFVCLTNSNDHWKVEEIRPTLKKEHFNDFKGIISSSGELEIVDITAFLYKLRHTFVKNYLNAK encoded by the exons atgACGAAGAAAGATCTGCAGTGTgacattttgcatatttttcaGAACAGGGACTTTTCTGTGTTACAAAGTTTGGTGTCTTATTTGTATAATTATCATGCGAATATTGCCGCCAATGTAGACACTGCGATTCATTATGAAAATG AGAGTAAAAAGGAAAGGGCGTTGAGATTGAATCAAATATCGGAATCACAACAAAAAATCGCAAGATTGAAATCCGAGACTGATGAAACAAGATTAGAGCTTAAAAAAGTGGACAAGAGAATTGCAAATGCATCTAAACAGAGTGCAATATTGACAGAGAAAGTGGACAATGCTAAAACAAAAAGGGATAACATGTCTTTGGAAATAATTGATTTAAATCAAG AAAGGGAAAAATGTACGGAAAACAAGATCTTGAAATGGAACGCAATTAAACACGCGTGTTATATTTATAAAGAGCATCTAGACATCCGTATATCCTTACTCGAACCCAAAGAACATGAGCGTgtgcaaatttcatttttcatacaCAATGTTGATTTGAATGATAAGTATTTTGTATGCTTAACCAATTCTAACGATCACTGGAAAG tggAAGAGATTCGACCAACACTGAAGAAAGAACACTTCAATGATTTTAAAGGGATCATTAGTTCTTCCGGAGAGTTAGAAATTGTAGATATTACAGCATTTCTTTATAAATTGAGACACACTTTTgttaagaattatttaaatgcaAAGTAA
- the LOC143212561 gene encoding uncharacterized protein LOC143212561, whose amino-acid sequence MIFRVLPIFVIFGVAAILAAPVTENATKPAASVKSLTIILFAQNAGNSGKNNENSNSSQDVFASLQKIIESAEHAVELQMKAAADEAAQVASNVTQIVSDIQNTTHGVVGDAANLLEKSLQEIHNGTAKVLAEAKNITQNQINLAKADLVALADKIKDGVATASNDTSGVIKDINQKIANLIKNGTEGLEKANADLTKSIIQVQNNAAEIFKNVSQNAEKALQNALKTASNLTQDAEKDVAGVIEQVKQNLDKTRNETQAVMGSVIGDIKNAIEGIKQNVTNIIDQTKGLINETIKNIENEADKIAGRVKDDIKEISKVVADTKNELSKIANATVEAIKNTTKAAASEIGKIVSGAADLVNKTQEDISKNIDNAIQTAQKIADTIQKNIQNLNEKGNELLQNVTQAVEREIKNAEENVSKIVGDIKNDIKGQLQNVKDVIGNITTDADKVKEAVIKNIEEIADNVNKTMGNLENGLKNVIGDVRNNTKNIFDNLKNITEAGVSSVLNGIPKAIENLQNVTQNILSDVHNVTQNALNDAANIASSLNHNIADFAGHVADEAGDLLKGAESTAQNITAGISNGIHNVFQGAVGLAQGVASHVAKGLQDTAHTVGDGIKDAVNASADFAGNLAHGLNDGVKDAVNAGSHVVAGLARGIGNGLKDAATVGNQIVGNLAHSVGDGLNDALNASSQIIGSVAHGIGDGVNNAVNAGSHAIGNLAHDIGDGVNDTAKAGSQVVGGLAQDVGNGISDAAKTGGDIAGNVANTIGNGVADAAKTGGDIAGDIIDGIADLFG is encoded by the exons ATGATCTTCCGAGTTTTACCAATCTTCGTCATCTTTGGCGTAGCAGCTATTCTG GCTGCACCAGTAACCGAGAACGCAACTAAGCCTGCTGCTTCCGTAA AATCGCTTACAATCATATTATTCGCACAGAATGCCGGAAACTCTGGCAAGAACAACGAGAACAGCAACTCCAGCCAAGATGTTTTTGCAAGCCTGCAGAAAATCATCGAATCCGCCGAACATGCTGTCGAACTACAAATGAAGGCAGCCGCTGACGAGGCTGCACAGGTTGCGAGCAATGTAACGCAAATAGTCTCAGACATCCAAAACACGACCCATGGTGTCGTGGGTGACGCGGCAAATTTGCTGGAGAAGTCTCTTCAGGAAATCCACAATGGAACAGCTAAGGTCTTAGCCGAAGCGAAGAACATCACCCAGAACCAGATCAATCTGGCTAAGGCCGACTTGGTCGCATTGGCAGACAAGATCAAAGACGGCGTTGCTACTGCGAGCAATGACACATCCGGCGTTATCAAGGACATCAACCAAAAAATAGCAAATCTCATCAAGAACGGTACCGAAGGTTTGGAGAAAGCCAACGCTGATTTAACGAAATCTATAATTCAGGTGCAAAATAACGCGGCTGAGATCTTCAAAAACGTATCACAAAACGCGGAGAAAGCCTTGCAGAATGCTCTGAAGACTGCTTCAAATCTAACACAGGATGCGGAGAAGGACGTTGCTGGTGTCATAGAACAAGTAAAACAGAACTTAGACAAAACTAGGAATGAAACCCAAGCGGTCATGGGCTCCGTTATTGGCGACATTAAGAATGCAATCGAAGGAATCAAACAGAATGTTACTAACATCATCGACCAAACGAAGGGCCTCATCAATGAAACGATAAAAAACATTGAAAACGAAGCTGACAAGATCGCCGGCCGCGTAAAGGACGACATTAAGGAAATTAGCAAAGTTGTTGCTGATACTAAGAACGAGCTTTCCAAGATCGCCAACGCGACCGTGGAGGCCATCAAGAACACCACAAAGGCTGCTGCAAGCGAAATCGGCAAGATCGTTTCTGGAGCTGCCGACCTAGTCAACAAAACCCAGGAGGACATCTCAAAGAACATAGACAACGCCATCCAAACTGCACAGAAAATCGCTGACACCATCCAGAAGAACATCCAAAACTTGAATGAAAAAGGCAATGAACTCCTCCAAAACGTAACGCAGGCAGTTGAACGCGAAATCAAGAATGCCGAGGAGAATGTTTCCAAAATAGTAGGCGACATCAAGAACGACATTAAAGGGCAGCTGCAAAACGTGAAGGACGTTATTGGTAACATCACCACCGACGCCGATAAAGTCAAGGAAGCCGTGATAAAGAATATCGAGGAGATTGCCGACAATGTTAACAAGACTATGGGTAATTTAGAAAACGGTCTGAAGAACGTGATTGGCGATGTGAGGAACAATACTAAGAACATCTTCGACAACCTGAAGAACATCACAGAGGCTGGAGTTAGCAGTGTTCTGAACGGTATCCCGAAAGCGATCGAGAACCTTCAAAATGTGACTCAGAACATTTTGAGCGATGTGCACAACGTCACGCAGAACGCTTTGAACGACGCTGCGAATATAGCCTCTAGTTTGAACCATAACATCGCAGACTTTGCTGGTCACGTTGCGGACGAGGCTGGCGATTTGCTAAAGGGTGCTGAGTCTACCGCTCAGAACATCACCGCCGGTATTTCAAATGGTATTCATAATGTCTTCCAGGGTGCGGTCGGACTAGCTCAAGGTGTCGCGAGCCATGTTGCCAAAGGATTGCAGGACACGGCTCACACTGTTGGAGACGGTATAAAGGACGCTGTGAACGCAAGTGCTGATTTTGCTGGTAACTTGGCTCATGGTCTTAACGACGGTGTGAAGGACGCTGTCAACGCAGGATCTCATGTCGTTGCCGGCTTGGCTCGTGGTATTGGAAATGGATTGAAAGATGCTGCCACTGTAGGTAACCAGATCGTTGGCAACTTGGCCCATAGCGTTGGAGATGGCTTGAACGACGCTTTAAATGCCAGCAGCCAAATCATTGGTAGCGTGGCCCATGGTATTGGAGACGGCGTAAACAACGCTGTGAACGCTGGCAGCCATGCCATTGGTAACTTGGCCCATGATATTGGAGACGGCGTAAACGACACTGCGAAAGCTGGTAGCCAAGTCGTTGGTGGTTTGGCCCAAGATGTAGGAAACGGTATAAGCGACGCTGCGAAAACAGGTGGTGATATCGCCGGCAATGTGGCCAACACTATTGGAAATGGTGTAGCTGACGCTGCGAAAACAGGTGGTGATATCGCTGGAGACATTATAGACGGTATTGCTGACTTATTCGGTTAA
- the LOC143212848 gene encoding uncharacterized protein LOC143212848 isoform X2, producing the protein MTNTATMLSIGQYPDTCPEDVTNNCTNVTVPSIPDSCNESKTLGDLQCFVCDAVIQGRHYALATCRTQTSRSRVIEKLGELVGERYMVVISEDDVICRSCANRINTLDRLEVEMITLRDNVLRFLERKYSLEEGELLDINEKQKRSQPPQVTKCKGQPVANHQFRQRDIALPSYVNEDIKNKKSNIWLQCDKCQYTTLHNSFMVHHVREHIIQKVVCDKCGIQFFGNQQESHNCDLKKHTTDQNGNQNGHSELCMKNISETVMDIPILDKSMQPSLPMMTISAYSEPQMSNHNENIPVIRLSNSEHLPIQNILASDNGTPGQPLYVRVLQPIEINETPMQSTMVAIPNSDSDLSIKLKDSSGKQVLTLTEDGNLEMTEVACWNDIHPSEPRSNITFQ; encoded by the exons ATGACAAATACAGCTACAATGTTGTCAATTGGTCAATATCCTGACACATGTCCGGAAGATGTTACTAACAATTGTACAAACGTAACAGTTCCCAGTATTCCAGATAGTTGTAACGAATCAAAGACATTAGGTGATTTACAATGCTTTGTTTGCGATGCAGTTATTCAAGGACGTCATTATGCATTGGCTACTTGTAGAACACAAACGTCCAGGTCTAGAGTAATAGAGAAACTTGGAGAACTAGTTGGCGAAAG ATATATGGTAGTGATATCAGAAGATGACGTTATCTGTAGAAGTTGTGCCAATCGTATTAACACGCTCGATAGACTCGAAGTCGAGATGATTACTCTGCGCGATAATGTACTAAGATTTTTGGAGCGGAAGTATTCCTTAGAGGAAGGAGAGCTTCTCGACATTAACGAGAAACAAAAACGTTCTCAGCCACCGCAGGTCACGAAATGTAAAGGTCAACCTGTAGCCAATCACCAGTTCCGACAAAGAGACATTGCCTTACCTTCCTACGTTAACGAAGACatcaaaaataagaaaagtaATATTTGGTTGCAATGCGATAAGTGCCAATACACCACTCTTCATAATTCGTTTATGGTGCATCATGTTAGAGAACATATTATACAGAAAGTAGTCTGCGATAAGTGTGGTatacaattttttggaaatcagcAAGAATCCCATAATTGCGATCTAAAGAAACACACAACTGACCAAAATGGGAATCAAAATGGACATTCAG aattATGTATGAAAAATATCAGCGAGACGGTGATGGATATTCCAATCCTAGACAAATCTATGCAGCCTAGCCTACCAATGATGACAATCAGCGCATACTCAGAGCCACAAATGTCAAATCACAATGAGAACATACCTGTTATAAGATTATCAAATTCAGAACACTTACCCATTCAAAACATTTTAGCTTCTG ATAATGGTACACCTGGACAGCCGTTATACGTACGCGTTTTGCAACCGATTGAAATCAATGAAACACCCATGCAGTCCACAATGGTAGCTATACCAAACTCCGACTCGGATTTATCCATAAAGCTGAAAGACAGCTCAGGAAAGCAAGTTCTGACGTTGACGGAAGATGGGAATTTGGAAATGACAGAAGTGGCATGTTGGAATGACATACATCCATCGGAGCCACGATCTAACATAACGTTTCAGTGA
- the LOC143212848 gene encoding uncharacterized protein LOC143212848 isoform X1: MTNTATMLSIGQYPDTCPEDVTNNCTNVTVPSIPDSCNESKTLGDLQCFVCDAVIQGRHYALATCRTQTSRSRVIEKLGELVGERYYVVFLFIFLNCTLRLFMFNIFFTYHRYMVVISEDDVICRSCANRINTLDRLEVEMITLRDNVLRFLERKYSLEEGELLDINEKQKRSQPPQVTKCKGQPVANHQFRQRDIALPSYVNEDIKNKKSNIWLQCDKCQYTTLHNSFMVHHVREHIIQKVVCDKCGIQFFGNQQESHNCDLKKHTTDQNGNQNGHSELCMKNISETVMDIPILDKSMQPSLPMMTISAYSEPQMSNHNENIPVIRLSNSEHLPIQNILASDNGTPGQPLYVRVLQPIEINETPMQSTMVAIPNSDSDLSIKLKDSSGKQVLTLTEDGNLEMTEVACWNDIHPSEPRSNITFQ; encoded by the exons ATGACAAATACAGCTACAATGTTGTCAATTGGTCAATATCCTGACACATGTCCGGAAGATGTTACTAACAATTGTACAAACGTAACAGTTCCCAGTATTCCAGATAGTTGTAACGAATCAAAGACATTAGGTGATTTACAATGCTTTGTTTGCGATGCAGTTATTCAAGGACGTCATTATGCATTGGCTACTTGTAGAACACAAACGTCCAGGTCTAGAGTAATAGAGAAACTTGGAGAACTAGTTGGCGAAAGgtattacgttgtatttttatttatatttttgaattgcacacttcgtttattcatgtttaatatcttCTTTACGTACCACAGATATATGGTAGTGATATCAGAAGATGACGTTATCTGTAGAAGTTGTGCCAATCGTATTAACACGCTCGATAGACTCGAAGTCGAGATGATTACTCTGCGCGATAATGTACTAAGATTTTTGGAGCGGAAGTATTCCTTAGAGGAAGGAGAGCTTCTCGACATTAACGAGAAACAAAAACGTTCTCAGCCACCGCAGGTCACGAAATGTAAAGGTCAACCTGTAGCCAATCACCAGTTCCGACAAAGAGACATTGCCTTACCTTCCTACGTTAACGAAGACatcaaaaataagaaaagtaATATTTGGTTGCAATGCGATAAGTGCCAATACACCACTCTTCATAATTCGTTTATGGTGCATCATGTTAGAGAACATATTATACAGAAAGTAGTCTGCGATAAGTGTGGTatacaattttttggaaatcagcAAGAATCCCATAATTGCGATCTAAAGAAACACACAACTGACCAAAATGGGAATCAAAATGGACATTCAG aattATGTATGAAAAATATCAGCGAGACGGTGATGGATATTCCAATCCTAGACAAATCTATGCAGCCTAGCCTACCAATGATGACAATCAGCGCATACTCAGAGCCACAAATGTCAAATCACAATGAGAACATACCTGTTATAAGATTATCAAATTCAGAACACTTACCCATTCAAAACATTTTAGCTTCTG ATAATGGTACACCTGGACAGCCGTTATACGTACGCGTTTTGCAACCGATTGAAATCAATGAAACACCCATGCAGTCCACAATGGTAGCTATACCAAACTCCGACTCGGATTTATCCATAAAGCTGAAAGACAGCTCAGGAAAGCAAGTTCTGACGTTGACGGAAGATGGGAATTTGGAAATGACAGAAGTGGCATGTTGGAATGACATACATCCATCGGAGCCACGATCTAACATAACGTTTCAGTGA